Within Candidatus Poribacteria bacterium, the genomic segment TTCAGGAACCGACGCAAGGAGCCGTCTATCGCGCCAAGGGACTGCGGCTCGGATACCTCAGCCAGGACTCGTCGCTGCCGGAGGACCGACCTCTGCGCGACGCCATGCTCGACGTCTTCGCGGAACAGCGGAGGCTCGAGGAATCCATGCACGATGTGTCGGAGCGGATGGGGGCTGCGGACACGGATGCCGAGCTCGAGGAGCTGCTTGCGCGATACGACCGCCTCCAGCACACGCACGAGCTCCAGGGCGGATATGCGTACGAGCACCGGATCGACTCCATCCTTGGCGGACTTGGGTTCGACCCCGATGAGTTCGGCAAGCAGATCGGTGTGATGAGCGGCGGCGAAAAGGCGCGCGCATCGCTCGCTCGGCTGCTGCTCGAGGACCCGGAGCTCCTGTTGCTCGACGAACCGACCAACCATCTCGACGTCAACGCCGTCGAGTGGTTCGAGTCGTTCCTCGGCACCGAGTACAAAGGCGGATACGTCGTCGTGAGCCATGACCGGTACTTCCTGGACAAGGTGACCAAGAAGACCGTAGAACTGCGCGACCGCCGCATCACCGAGTACCGTGGCAACTACAGCCAGTATGCAAACACGCGCGAACGCGACGCCCTCGCCCAACAGCGGCAGTACGAGCTACAGCAGGAGTACATCGCACGAACCGAGGAGTACATCCGCCGCAACATCGCGGGTCAGAACACCAAGCAGGCTCAAGGACGCCGGAAGATTCTCAAACGCCTCGAGCGCGTCGAACGCCCAGACGCCGACAAGCCGCGCATCCGCGTGGACCTCAAGGCGCAGACGCGCGGTGGCGACGACGTGCTGATCGCGGACGACGCGGCGATCGACTACGGATCGGGTCCCGTCTTCTCAGGCGTGTCCTTCCACGTCCGACGCACGGACGTGTTGGGCATCATGGGACCGAACGGCGCAGGCAAGACGTCGCTCTTCCGCCTCATTCTGGGTGAAGAGGAGCCGGTTGGCGGGATCGTTCGAGTCGGTGGAGGTGTCGAAGTCGGCTATCTCGGTCAGGAGCACGATGGACTGCGGGAGGATCGCAGCGTGCTCCAGGAAGTGTGGGCTGCCATGCCCGCCAGCTCGACGGAGGGCGACGTTCGTTCGCTGCTGGCGCGGTTCCTGTTCTTCGGCGACGACGTGCTAAAACGCATCTCGACGCTCAGCGGCGGCGAGCGTAGCCGCGTTTCCCTATGCCGCCTGTTGTTAACGCGCGCCAATCTGCTGCTCTTGGACGAACCGACGAATCATCTCGACATCCCGTCCCGCGAGGCGCTGGAACAGGCGCTAGAGGTGTATCCGGGCACGCTCGTCATCGTTTCCCACGACCGGTACCTGCTATCGCGACTGGCGACCAAGCTGCTGGTCTTTGGCGACGGTACGGCGCAATTCTGGCAGCGCTCCTACGCCGAATGGGAGCGATGGCGCGCAGAGCAGCAGGATCGCGCCCGCGAGCAACGCGCAGAACCGAAGAAGCCTCCAGCCGCAGCCCAGTCGCAGCCCAAACCCAAGGGCAAGAAGTCAAAGGGAACCCCCCGCCCGGCGAAGCGTCCAGTAGAGGGGAAGGCAGACAAGCGGCGCTAGGTTGTCTCGACGCGGATCAATGCCACGGGAACGCATAGGAGGGCGTGTGCGTGTAGCGCCGCATGCCCAGCTCGAGGCGTATCGTCGCGCCCGGCGCCAGC encodes:
- a CDS encoding ABC-F family ATP-binding cassette domain-containing protein codes for the protein MPPIRSADTILHRAGPSRSRRLSVTQLLTLYSDSHVQTEPQALVGEFASPRWTDWRLGLSLIRLERVTKTFDPQIVLDDISWQVARGDRVGLVGANGTGKTTCLEIMAGLQEPTQGAVYRAKGLRLGYLSQDSSLPEDRPLRDAMLDVFAEQRRLEESMHDVSERMGAADTDAELEELLARYDRLQHTHELQGGYAYEHRIDSILGGLGFDPDEFGKQIGVMSGGEKARASLARLLLEDPELLLLDEPTNHLDVNAVEWFESFLGTEYKGGYVVVSHDRYFLDKVTKKTVELRDRRITEYRGNYSQYANTRERDALAQQRQYELQQEYIARTEEYIRRNIAGQNTKQAQGRRKILKRLERVERPDADKPRIRVDLKAQTRGGDDVLIADDAAIDYGSGPVFSGVSFHVRRTDVLGIMGPNGAGKTSLFRLILGEEEPVGGIVRVGGGVEVGYLGQEHDGLREDRSVLQEVWAAMPASSTEGDVRSLLARFLFFGDDVLKRISTLSGGERSRVSLCRLLLTRANLLLLDEPTNHLDIPSREALEQALEVYPGTLVIVSHDRYLLSRLATKLLVFGDGTAQFWQRSYAEWERWRAEQQDRAREQRAEPKKPPAAAQSQPKPKGKKSKGTPRPAKRPVEGKADKRR